The sequence below is a genomic window from Polyangiaceae bacterium.
GCGTGGAAATTGCTGTCTTCGCGAGAGCAGCAGCCGAATCCTTGTAACCAGTCCAAGCGCGATCATCCATGCTGCCGACGGCCTCGGGGGGGAGGGAGTTCGACGGAGTGAGCTGGGGCGCGTTGAAGAGATCTTGGATGGTGTTGTCGTACTGCTCGTGATTCAGCCGCGGGATCCGGCTCGCTTGCGGGATCGCGTTGGGAGCTACCGTACCGCTGCCGCCGTTCCCGGTGCTGCTGCCCGAACCATCGGAGCCACCCGCCGAACCGACGGTGCCTTTGCATCCGAGGGGCAATGCGGCGAGGGTTGCTGACATCGCACCGATGCCAAGCCAGTGCTTGTGGCGTCGAAGCCAGCGCGCCGCGTGCCTCGTCTGCTCATGGGACACTGAGCGAACCTCAGCGTCGTGTGGAGTTTGCCCCATGGGAACCTCGCGACGTCGCGCATCGCCGTGCGCGACATTTGATTGGAGAGGAGTACGACGCGGTGCTGTTCCCTGCGGGAGCAGGCCCCGTCCGCCGCACTCGACTAGCCTAGCCGGGTGAACGCAGGTGAGAACCTTTGAGTCGAGAAAAGCGATAAGCGCTCGGGTTCATGTTCCGTTCGTACAAACAATACCCATGTGGTTACGTGTGGTTACATCTTCGCTGCAGAATTCCTCGAGCGTTTTTCGACAATGTAGGCCCGGAAACCAGCCATTCTGCCACGGAAACGCCGCGGCGATTCCGGTGCGGCAACACTTGGTTCTTTGGTGCGCGATTTGCCATGTGTGAATTCTCACGTGGGGATGGCGCGAATCTTCGCTCGTCCCATGGGTGAGCCTCCCTGCCATGCGCGGACGCATGCGTGCCAACCCACCGCTGGGTTCGTTGGAAAGCGCAAAAGCGCGCGAATTGGCTGCCACGTCACCGATTCAACTTGCAATGAGCTGCGACTTGGGTGTCGAAACGGCTTCTCGTGGATCTGTCGAGGCCAACCCTTCACCAACTCAGTCCGCGTTGTCCGGTGTCCCGGGAGTGTGGCGGCTGTCCCTGGATCGACCAGGAACTCGACGGCCAGCGTCTGCGGAAGCTCGACTCGTTGCGGCGTGCCTTCGCAGACCTGGGAGTGACGCCACCCGAGCCGAGCTTCGTGCGCGCCGGTTCTGACCTCGGCTATCGCAACCGACTGCGACTCCGTATCGACGCTCAGGGCGAAGTGGTGTTCTTCAACCCGAAGAAGCTAACTAGCTGCGCGGTGCTGGTGCCCGGACTAGCTCATGCGGTCGCGACGCTGCAGGCGCTTGGTCCTCTGGAGGGACTCGCCACAGCAGAACACCTGGAGCTGCGCGTAGGTGACGACGGGAGTATCGGGCTCTGCATGTATGCGCCCAGCGTGCCTACCTCCACAGTTCGTGAGGCCCTGACCCGCGCGCTCCCAGAAGGCTGGCGTGTAGGGTTCGCTCAGGACGCTGCACTGCCTACCCTGGAGTACTTCCTCGAGGAATCGGATGCGGGCTGCTTTGCCTACAGCGTGCCCCTGTCGAGCTTCGTGCAGGTGAACAGCGCCGTCAGTCGCGCCCTCGTGGCCGCAGTGCGTGGACTGGTGCGCGCGGCGGAGGTCGGCAGCTTCAACGATCTGTTCTGTGGTTCGGGTAACTTCAGCTTGCCTCTGCTCGCCGATGGTCTGAGCGGCGCGTCGTTCGAGGTCGACGCACACGCAATCGCCGCTTTGCAGCGCGGCGCCGCGGCGCTGCCGGGGCAAGCTGCGCTCAGGCACCACGCCGAAGTCGCAGACGCGAGGAACATCACCGATCGACTCGAGCCGCGTGAGTTGCTCTTGGCGAACCCGCCGCGCGCGGGGCTGAAGCTCGACGCCAAGGCTGCGCCGGCCCTAGCAAGCCGCGCGACACGTGTGATCGCTCTTTGCTCTTGCAGCCCGAGCAGCTTGGCGCGGGATCTGGCACTCCTATTACCGTGTGGATTCGAGCTTCGCGGTCTATCGGCGTTCGATATGTTCCCTCACACCGCGCATCTGGAGACCCTCGCCTGGCTCGAGCGCAGTTGATGCCTCAAACGAGCACGATTTGCCCCTCGTGAAGGCGTGCCTTGCCTCGCGAGAGCAGGACCTCCACAGCCTGATCGCAGAGCTGATTCAGGGTCTTGCCCGAGCGGCTGAGGCCCATCTCCAGCGCCGTCTGCTTGGCTAGTTCCTCGCGAGGTAGGCTGATGTCCCGCTGCAGCACGGCCAACGCGGCGGCCGCCAGCTCAAGGACGGGGACGTCCGAGAGTTCACGTCCGTCTGGTTCCGTCAGAGGCCGGTAGCGCGTGAGTTGGTGAAGCGGGTCGCCGTGGCGATAGAGCACGTTTCCTTCGGCTTCCATTGGGGAGGCCTGAACGACGC
It includes:
- a CDS encoding class I SAM-dependent RNA methyltransferase, with translation MSRECGGCPWIDQELDGQRLRKLDSLRRAFADLGVTPPEPSFVRAGSDLGYRNRLRLRIDAQGEVVFFNPKKLTSCAVLVPGLAHAVATLQALGPLEGLATAEHLELRVGDDGSIGLCMYAPSVPTSTVREALTRALPEGWRVGFAQDAALPTLEYFLEESDAGCFAYSVPLSSFVQVNSAVSRALVAAVRGLVRAAEVGSFNDLFCGSGNFSLPLLADGLSGASFEVDAHAIAALQRGAAALPGQAALRHHAEVADARNITDRLEPRELLLANPPRAGLKLDAKAAPALASRATRVIALCSCSPSSLARDLALLLPCGFELRGLSAFDMFPHTAHLETLAWLERS